One genomic window of Borreliella burgdorferi B31 includes the following:
- the rpsT gene encoding 30S ribosomal protein S20 codes for MRKNASALKRSRQNLKRKIRNVSVKSELKTIEKRCINMIKAGKKDEAIEFFKFVAKKLDTAARKRIIHKNKAARKKSRLNVLLLK; via the coding sequence TTGAGAAAAAATGCATCTGCATTGAAGCGCTCTCGTCAAAATTTAAAAAGAAAGATTAGAAATGTAAGTGTAAAAAGTGAATTAAAAACAATAGAAAAACGCTGTATCAACATGATAAAAGCGGGTAAGAAAGACGAAGCTATTGAATTTTTTAAATTTGTTGCAAAAAAACTAGACACTGCTGCTAGAAAGCGAATAATTCATAAAAATAAGGCTGCTAGAAAAAAATCTCGTTTAAATGTTTTGCTGTTAAAGTAA
- a CDS encoding MIP/aquaporin family protein, translating to MNYTKFQEFISEFLGTFILLALGTGSVAMTVLFSSSPEIPGEIIKGGYTNIVFGWGLGVTFGIYTAARMSGAHLNPAVSIGLASVGKFPVSKLLHYIVAQILGAFTGALMTLVVFYPKWIEMDPGLENTQGIMATFPAVPGFLPGFIDQIFGTFLLMFLISVVGDFTKKHSDNPFIPFIVGAVVLSIGISFGGMNGYAINPARDLGPRILLLFAGFKNHGFNNLSIVIVPIIGPIIGAILGATIYEFTLKNNKD from the coding sequence ATGAATTATACAAAATTCCAAGAATTTATATCGGAATTTTTGGGAACATTTATCCTATTGGCTCTAGGAACTGGATCTGTTGCAATGACAGTATTATTTTCCTCAAGTCCCGAAATACCAGGAGAAATAATAAAAGGAGGATATACAAATATAGTATTTGGATGGGGATTGGGTGTAACGTTTGGTATTTACACAGCAGCAAGAATGAGCGGAGCACACCTAAACCCAGCTGTTAGCATAGGATTAGCAAGTGTTGGAAAGTTTCCCGTTTCAAAACTTTTACATTACATTGTAGCACAAATATTAGGAGCTTTTACAGGTGCATTAATGACACTTGTCGTATTTTATCCTAAATGGATAGAAATGGATCCTGGCTTAGAAAATACTCAAGGAATAATGGCAACTTTCCCTGCTGTTCCTGGATTTTTGCCTGGATTTATTGATCAAATTTTTGGAACTTTTTTGCTAATGTTTTTAATTTCTGTTGTTGGAGATTTTACAAAAAAACACAGCGACAATCCATTTATTCCTTTTATTGTAGGAGCAGTGGTTTTATCAATAGGGATAAGTTTCGGAGGAATGAACGGTTATGCTATTAATCCTGCAAGGGATCTGGGACCAAGAATTTTACTCTTATTTGCTGGATTTAAAAATCACGGATTTAACAATCTAAGTATAGTTATTGTACCAATAATTGGCCCAATAATTGGAGCAATTTTGGGAGCTACAATTTACGAATTTACACTAAAAAATAACAAAGACTAA
- the lnt gene encoding apolipoprotein N-acyltransferase → MKTRCFCLAAFSGILTTLAIPNEIKETGYSILGFVAYVPLFIALNKLEDKKALMGLTVFYFIIANSLQNFWLGFFHAFGWITFIGVIIGYIPYSLTLGYFLYYSLKSFKNKTMSITMLFTFYDYSRSIGFLAYPWGLAAFTVNNFNNLIQIADIFGVFFVSFAVYFLNSGIADFLIHKNKTNLLNIAFPTLLITASFTYGMIKKIELKNLLAKEIDSLNIAAIQLNTDPWLPGNDKKGIRDSIEITEQALKENPKIEFVIWSEGVLTYPFSKEDQHFKSSDLHNELKNFIKEHKIPFAIGAPSNLDKAIGIQQNSIYMVEPNLNITNIYSKIFLVPFAEKIPFYEYKFVRNFFLKNFRILGQIEGNKIEILKLKKFKFAPLICYDDAFPELSRFYKTQGANILVNFSNDSWSKTNSAEWQHFVVAKFRSIENGIKTIRATNSGITATINEYGETIKKLETFKKGYLLSTVKLSPTFTTIYEKIGDSFIHILVMMFLITTLRFQFMEDKNQLLSSSVVKIKV, encoded by the coding sequence ATGAAAACTAGATGCTTTTGCTTAGCCGCATTTTCAGGAATTCTTACAACACTTGCAATTCCAAATGAAATTAAAGAAACCGGATATTCAATCCTTGGATTTGTTGCTTATGTACCACTTTTTATAGCCTTAAACAAACTAGAAGATAAAAAAGCATTAATGGGACTGACGGTATTTTACTTTATAATAGCCAACAGCCTGCAAAATTTTTGGCTTGGGTTTTTTCATGCATTTGGATGGATTACATTCATTGGAGTGATAATAGGGTACATTCCATATTCACTAACTTTAGGCTATTTCCTTTATTACTCTTTAAAAAGCTTTAAAAATAAAACGATGAGCATAACAATGCTTTTTACATTTTATGATTACTCAAGATCAATTGGATTTTTAGCATATCCTTGGGGGCTTGCAGCTTTCACCGTAAATAACTTCAACAATTTAATTCAAATAGCAGACATTTTTGGTGTATTTTTTGTATCATTTGCAGTCTACTTTTTAAACTCGGGAATTGCAGACTTTCTAATCCACAAAAACAAAACAAATTTGCTAAACATAGCATTTCCAACATTGCTAATAACAGCATCTTTTACTTACGGAATGATCAAAAAAATTGAGCTAAAAAACTTATTAGCAAAAGAAATAGACAGTCTAAACATTGCAGCTATTCAGCTTAACACTGATCCATGGTTGCCAGGAAATGACAAAAAAGGAATAAGAGACTCTATTGAAATTACAGAGCAAGCCTTAAAAGAAAATCCAAAAATAGAATTTGTAATCTGGAGCGAAGGGGTGCTAACTTACCCTTTTAGCAAAGAAGATCAGCACTTTAAAAGCTCTGATTTGCACAATGAGCTTAAAAATTTTATAAAAGAACACAAAATCCCATTTGCCATTGGGGCTCCCTCAAATTTGGACAAAGCCATAGGGATTCAACAAAATTCTATTTATATGGTAGAACCAAACCTCAACATTACAAACATATATTCCAAAATATTCTTAGTCCCTTTTGCAGAAAAAATTCCATTTTACGAATATAAATTTGTAAGAAACTTTTTTTTAAAAAACTTTAGAATTTTAGGACAGATTGAAGGAAATAAAATCGAAATATTAAAATTGAAAAAGTTTAAATTTGCTCCTTTAATATGCTATGATGATGCATTTCCAGAGCTTTCAAGGTTTTACAAAACCCAAGGCGCTAATATATTAGTAAATTTTTCAAACGATTCTTGGTCAAAAACAAATTCAGCAGAATGGCAACACTTTGTTGTGGCTAAATTTAGAAGCATTGAAAATGGAATCAAAACTATTAGAGCTACAAACTCAGGAATTACTGCAACCATCAACGAATATGGAGAAACCATTAAAAAATTGGAAACTTTTAAAAAAGGATACCTATTATCAACCGTAAAACTGTCCCCAACGTTTACAACCATTTATGAAAAAATTGGAGACTCGTTTATACATATATTAGTGATGATGTTTTTAATCACAACACTAAGATTTCAATTTATGGAAGACAAAAACCAATTATTATCATCCTCTGTAGTAAAAATTAAAGTTTGA
- the ychF gene encoding redox-regulated ATPase YchF, which yields MRLNAGIVGLPNVGKSTLFSSLTSSNVEIANYPFCTIEPNIGIVEIPDERLLKISECIIPRKIIPAVMEFVDIAGLVKGASTGEGLGNKFLANIREVSLIVHVVRCFEEKEVIHINDDINPEKDITTINVELCLSDLETVQKSLQKQEKNAKSTDKKISESSKAIVLMLKRLEDHLSNMNPAVEFKFDDFEYNFIRSLNLLTFKKVLYVCNVDENSLSGNKYTDIVKNIALKEGNDFLILCAKIEAELAQIKDISYKNEMLKLFGINDSGLGNLIKKAYYTLGLRTYFTAGLQEVRAWTFKQGMRAPKAAGIIHSDFERGFIKAEVYSCEDLFKFQSVQKLKEKGLVRIEGKEYIVRDGDVIFFKFNV from the coding sequence ATGAGACTTAATGCGGGGATTGTGGGACTTCCCAATGTGGGTAAATCTACTTTATTTTCATCTTTGACATCATCTAATGTTGAGATCGCGAATTATCCTTTTTGTACCATTGAGCCAAATATAGGAATAGTAGAGATTCCCGATGAAAGGCTTTTAAAAATCTCAGAGTGCATTATTCCACGCAAAATTATTCCTGCTGTTATGGAATTTGTGGATATTGCAGGTCTTGTCAAAGGAGCATCAACAGGCGAAGGGCTTGGCAATAAATTTTTGGCTAATATTCGCGAAGTTTCTCTTATTGTTCATGTTGTAAGATGTTTTGAAGAAAAAGAGGTTATTCATATTAATGACGATATTAATCCTGAGAAAGATATAACTACAATTAATGTTGAGCTTTGTCTATCTGATCTTGAAACTGTTCAAAAAAGCCTTCAAAAACAAGAAAAAAATGCCAAAAGCACTGATAAGAAAATTAGTGAATCTTCTAAGGCAATTGTTTTAATGTTAAAAAGACTTGAAGACCATTTAAGCAATATGAATCCTGCTGTTGAGTTTAAATTTGATGATTTTGAATACAACTTTATTAGATCATTAAATCTTTTGACTTTTAAAAAAGTTTTGTATGTTTGCAATGTTGATGAAAATTCACTTAGCGGCAATAAATATACAGATATTGTAAAAAATATTGCCTTGAAAGAAGGAAATGATTTTTTAATCTTATGTGCCAAAATTGAAGCTGAACTTGCCCAAATAAAGGATATATCTTATAAAAATGAAATGTTAAAATTATTTGGAATAAATGATAGCGGTCTTGGCAATTTAATTAAAAAAGCCTATTATACTTTGGGCCTTAGAACCTATTTTACAGCAGGTTTGCAAGAAGTTAGAGCTTGGACATTCAAGCAGGGCATGAGAGCACCCAAAGCTGCTGGAATAATTCATAGTGATTTTGAGAGAGGTTTTATTAAAGCAGAAGTTTATTCTTGTGAGGATTTATTTAAATTTCAAAGTGTTCAAAAATTAAAAGAGAAAGGACTTGTTAGAATTGAAGGCAAAGAATATATTGTAAGAGATGGAGATGTAATCTTTTTTAAATTTAATGTGTAG
- a CDS encoding HU family DNA-binding protein produces the protein MSFSRRPKVTKSDIVDQISLNIKNNNLKLEKKYIRLVIDAFFEELKSNLCSNNVIEFRSFGTFEVRKRKGRLNARNPQTGEYVKVLDHHVAYFRPGKDLKERVWGIKG, from the coding sequence ATGTCTTTTTCAAGAAGACCAAAGGTTACTAAGTCAGACATTGTTGATCAAATATCTTTGAATATTAAAAATAATAATCTGAAATTAGAAAAAAAATACATAAGACTTGTAATAGATGCTTTTTTTGAAGAGCTTAAAAGTAATCTTTGTTCGAATAATGTTATTGAGTTTAGATCTTTTGGTACATTTGAAGTTAGAAAAAGAAAGGGACGCTTAAATGCTCGCAATCCTCAAACAGGGGAGTATGTTAAGGTCCTAGATCATCACGTTGCGTATTTTCGTCCAGGCAAAGATTTGAAAGAGAGAGTGTGGGGTATCAAAGGTTAA
- the rho gene encoding transcription termination factor Rho: MDKKNGGFDLESEIRRLDVSKEFKIEDNLKKKVVKVVAKKDSASSVTKSADLSGVKDSNGVIFSDFDYDIPSSGLENNIKTLEQSNIIKFFNGKDYVEIEKLYDKPITEVRKIVEGLGTNHTIAVTMKKTELIFLLVKILSENNIDVLFTGVLDVLSDGYGFLRTASNSYLSGGNDVYVSPSQIRLFNLRTGDILYGQIRSPRDGERFFAMVKIKSINDQDPTFAQNRIPFDNLTPLYPNVKLNLEYENCNISTRLINLFSPIGKGQRALIVSPPKAGKTTLLQKIANAITTNYSDVILMILLIDERPEEVTDMIRSVKGEVIASNFDEQASRHVQVAEMVIEKAKRLVENKKDVVILLDSITRLARAYNQTMPTSGKILSGGVDSNALHKPKRFFGSARNIEEGGSLTIIATALVDTGSKMDEVIFEEFKSTGNMELILDRSLADRRLFPAINIKKSGTRKEELLLSEEERSKILLIRRILGGVDDYEGVEVLIEKMKKSKNNEIFLKTMSNGN, translated from the coding sequence ATGGATAAAAAAAATGGTGGATTTGATTTAGAAAGTGAAATAAGGCGGTTGGATGTTTCTAAAGAGTTTAAGATTGAAGATAATTTGAAAAAAAAAGTGGTTAAAGTTGTTGCTAAAAAGGATTCTGCATCTAGCGTGACAAAATCTGCAGATTTAAGTGGCGTAAAGGATTCAAACGGGGTAATATTTTCTGATTTTGATTATGATATTCCTTCTTCAGGTTTAGAAAATAATATTAAAACTTTAGAGCAAAGTAATATCATCAAATTTTTTAATGGTAAAGATTATGTAGAGATTGAAAAACTTTATGATAAGCCAATTACAGAGGTTAGAAAAATTGTTGAAGGTCTTGGGACCAATCATACTATTGCTGTAACAATGAAAAAAACCGAATTAATATTTTTATTGGTGAAAATATTAAGTGAGAATAATATTGATGTTTTATTTACAGGTGTGCTTGATGTGCTTAGTGATGGTTATGGGTTTTTGAGAACTGCATCAAATTCTTATCTTTCTGGAGGCAATGATGTTTACGTTTCTCCCTCTCAGATTAGACTTTTTAATTTAAGGACAGGTGATATTTTATATGGCCAAATTAGATCGCCTAGAGATGGTGAGAGATTTTTTGCAATGGTTAAAATTAAATCTATTAATGATCAAGATCCTACGTTTGCTCAAAACAGAATACCTTTTGATAATTTAACTCCTCTTTATCCCAATGTGAAATTGAATCTTGAATATGAAAATTGCAATATTTCTACAAGGCTTATTAATCTTTTTTCACCTATAGGTAAGGGGCAAAGGGCTTTAATAGTTTCTCCTCCAAAAGCGGGAAAGACTACCCTGCTTCAAAAAATAGCTAATGCAATAACTACTAATTATTCAGATGTTATTTTAATGATACTACTTATTGATGAGAGGCCAGAAGAAGTTACAGATATGATTCGTAGCGTTAAAGGCGAAGTAATTGCATCTAATTTTGATGAGCAGGCTAGTAGGCATGTTCAGGTAGCAGAGATGGTTATTGAAAAGGCTAAAAGGCTTGTTGAAAACAAAAAAGATGTTGTTATTTTGCTTGATTCTATTACAAGGCTTGCAAGGGCATATAATCAAACTATGCCAACTTCTGGTAAAATTTTATCGGGTGGGGTAGATTCTAATGCTCTTCATAAGCCAAAGAGGTTTTTTGGGTCTGCTAGAAATATAGAAGAAGGGGGAAGTTTAACTATTATAGCTACTGCTTTGGTTGATACTGGTAGTAAAATGGATGAAGTTATTTTTGAAGAATTTAAAAGTACCGGTAATATGGAATTAATTCTTGATAGAAGTTTGGCAGACAGAAGACTTTTTCCTGCTATTAATATTAAAAAGTCAGGTACCAGAAAAGAAGAATTGCTTCTTAGTGAAGAGGAGCGTTCTAAGATTTTGCTTATTAGAAGAATACTTGGAGGTGTTGATGATTATGAGGGAGTTGAAGTTCTGATAGAAAAGATGAAAAAAAGCAAAAACAATGAAATTTTCTTGAAGACAATGAGCAATGGTAATTGA
- a CDS encoding deoxynucleoside kinase, whose product MIVIEGLIGVGKTTLGNILSKELEVPFYSELNNDFTLAVLDKFYKDKSRWAFPVQINFLNERFKLIKGVFRTKGGILDRSIYGDCVFASLLNCDGHISDEEYKIYIDLLDNMLEHSQRPSLLVYLDCSIDEVERRIKNRNRSFEMNIPRDYLEGLNRKYLKWYDEYNLSSKIKFSYDNINIFSEEDRNKVISLIRDKLVL is encoded by the coding sequence GTGATTGTAATAGAAGGTTTAATTGGGGTAGGAAAAACTACTCTTGGAAATATTTTATCAAAGGAGTTGGAAGTTCCTTTTTACAGTGAATTGAATAATGATTTTACTTTAGCTGTATTAGACAAATTTTATAAAGATAAATCCAGATGGGCATTTCCAGTCCAAATTAATTTTCTTAATGAGAGATTTAAATTAATAAAAGGTGTATTTAGAACAAAAGGGGGCATATTAGACAGATCTATTTATGGTGATTGTGTGTTTGCGTCTCTTTTAAATTGTGATGGGCATATTTCTGATGAGGAATATAAAATATATATCGATCTTCTTGATAATATGCTTGAACATTCTCAGCGACCAAGTTTGCTTGTTTATCTTGATTGTAGTATTGATGAAGTTGAGCGCAGAATTAAAAATAGAAATAGAAGCTTTGAAATGAATATCCCCAGAGATTATCTTGAGGGTCTTAATAGGAAATATTTAAAGTGGTATGATGAATACAACTTGTCGTCAAAAATAAAATTTTCTTACGATAATATAAATATTTTTAGTGAAGAAGATAGGAATAAAGTGATTTCTTTAATTAGAGATAAACTTGTATTATAA
- a CDS encoding type B 50S ribosomal protein L31 has protein sequence MRKDIHPKNNLVVFKDGSNGAMFLTKSTLNSKETIKYIDGKEYPLVTVEITSKSHPFYTGQQKFVDAAGRIDKFNKRYKKS, from the coding sequence ATGAGAAAAGATATACATCCTAAAAATAATTTAGTGGTATTTAAAGACGGATCAAATGGAGCAATGTTTTTAACCAAGTCTACTTTGAATTCAAAGGAAACTATTAAATATATTGATGGAAAGGAATATCCATTGGTTACTGTTGAGATTACAAGCAAATCCCATCCTTTTTATACCGGTCAGCAAAAGTTTGTTGATGCAGCAGGAAGAATTGATAAATTTAATAAAAGGTATAAAAAGTCCTAA
- a CDS encoding membrane protein, translating to MRDLFFNNVKLISLFVFNVVICLLYLGFYDASFFYFVLALLLVNFFVIFFYLRYFYSISFKGSKIYYKGIFLSYNFDFSDIISFEKRLSDNVLILQLKNKKKIKVCFWTGNGSSELFKELKIKRKDLFVPKLENFPIRYYLSCTYLFMFLARIMIALFVYYISLSNIFIFLFICFIDIKVLLGDFSVISNIVLFYEFRKDSICERKIFKSEIYFYEFFEKIFIAREFEFNNKNYLCFLYKENHQTKKVYILNKKISYSMQKVFEYINQNYCTKLT from the coding sequence ATGCGTGATTTATTTTTTAATAATGTAAAATTAATTAGTTTGTTTGTTTTTAATGTTGTGATTTGTTTGCTTTATTTGGGTTTTTATGACGCAAGTTTTTTTTACTTTGTTTTAGCACTTCTTTTGGTAAATTTTTTTGTAATTTTTTTTTATTTAAGATATTTTTATTCTATTTCTTTTAAGGGATCTAAGATTTATTATAAGGGTATTTTTTTAAGTTATAATTTTGATTTTAGTGATATTATTTCGTTTGAAAAAAGATTATCAGACAATGTTTTGATTTTGCAATTAAAAAATAAAAAAAAGATTAAGGTTTGTTTTTGGACAGGCAACGGTTCAAGTGAATTATTTAAAGAGCTTAAAATTAAGAGAAAAGATCTGTTTGTCCCAAAATTGGAAAATTTTCCAATAAGATATTATTTATCTTGTACTTATCTTTTTATGTTTTTAGCTCGTATTATGATTGCTTTATTTGTTTATTACATTTCATTAAGCAATATATTTATTTTTTTATTTATTTGTTTTATTGATATTAAAGTTTTGTTGGGGGATTTTTCAGTTATTAGCAATATAGTGTTATTTTATGAGTTTAGGAAAGATTCAATCTGTGAAAGAAAAATTTTTAAAAGTGAAATTTATTTTTATGAATTTTTTGAAAAAATTTTTATTGCCAGAGAATTTGAATTTAACAATAAAAATTATTTATGCTTTTTATACAAAGAAAATCATCAGACAAAAAAGGTATATATTTTGAATAAAAAAATTTCTTATTCCATGCAAAAGGTTTTTGAATATATTAATCAAAACTATTGTACTAAATTAACTTAA
- a CDS encoding insulinase family protein has product MKKKKIFKLISKTYLEEHDAEGYYFKHESGLEVFHLKSDSFKENAFCIAFKTIPSNNTGVAHVLEHTIFCGSSKYKIKDPFLYLLKGSLNTFLNAMTFPDKTIYPAASTIEKDYFNLFNIYADSIFNPLLKKESFMQEGYNINPKDFKVSGIVFNEMKGSYSNKNSLINEIVSSSLFEEGAYKYDSGGIPTNIIDLTYESFLDFYKKYYTLENCKIFLCGNTQTEKNLNFIEKYIIRPYKKEKSNVNINIENVKRWEKGKKLTYKIPKENDNSLGVYTINWLCTEINNIEDSIGLEILSEILLDDSCSFTINILKSGIGEDIAHISGINTDLKESIFSFGLQNVVENKEKEFKNLVFSELKNLVKNKIPKELIKGILFGYEFALKEEKGQNFPIALMIKSFKGWLNGLHPIKTLQTSYYINEITNKLEKGIYYFENLIEKYLIFNNHYTLISFIPSHDTEKEMEEEIEKKLMAREIEIKQNPEEFLQFKKDYNQFKKYQNKKDSKADIAKLPLLKIEDLPKQIEKSLDLNEIKELNLHSFKFKSNNIFNVNLFFKLDFLEKEDYIYLSLFKRALQDLSTKNYSYININNKIQNTLGQINISESYDEDIDGNILNSFNISFKSFNNKVKESFELIKEILININFHDYERLKEITLSLKNDFKSLLIPKGHLLAMLRSKSKLKLNEYLKELQNGITGREFWQKAKTDTESLKEIANKLDNLKNKIILKNNLSALIMGNTDDILKNLENEFFNLKESLEESNHYNGLLNLDANSKALREIIIIQSKVAFNAICFPSYKINDENYPKANFLEHVLRSGIFWEKIRVMGGAYGASASIANGIFSFASYRDPNFTKTYQAFEKSLEELANNKMTDDEIYTYLIGLIGTNIYVKTKATEALQSYRRKMLNISDSLRQDIRNAYFTITPQDIKEISTKILTQIRQHNSIASLVNNQIYEEEKNNLEKLIGKEYSLKKIY; this is encoded by the coding sequence ATGAAAAAGAAAAAAATTTTCAAACTAATTTCAAAAACTTATTTAGAAGAACATGATGCAGAAGGATATTATTTTAAACATGAGAGTGGTCTTGAAGTATTTCACTTAAAAAGCGATTCTTTTAAAGAAAATGCATTTTGCATAGCTTTCAAGACAATACCTTCAAACAATACTGGAGTTGCACATGTTTTAGAGCACACAATTTTTTGCGGCTCTAGCAAATATAAAATAAAAGATCCATTTCTTTACCTATTAAAAGGAAGTCTAAACACATTTTTAAATGCAATGACATTCCCAGATAAAACCATCTACCCAGCAGCATCAACAATTGAAAAAGACTATTTTAATTTATTTAATATCTATGCCGATTCTATATTTAACCCATTGCTTAAAAAAGAGTCATTTATGCAAGAAGGATACAATATAAATCCAAAAGATTTTAAAGTATCTGGAATTGTCTTTAATGAAATGAAGGGTAGCTATTCAAATAAAAATTCTCTAATAAATGAAATAGTAAGCAGTTCTCTTTTTGAAGAGGGTGCATATAAATACGATTCAGGCGGAATCCCAACAAATATTATTGATCTCACCTATGAAAGTTTTTTAGATTTTTATAAAAAATATTATACACTTGAAAACTGCAAAATATTTTTATGCGGCAACACTCAAACTGAAAAAAATCTAAATTTCATTGAAAAATACATAATAAGGCCTTATAAAAAAGAAAAAAGCAATGTCAATATTAACATAGAAAACGTTAAAAGATGGGAAAAGGGGAAAAAATTAACATATAAAATTCCTAAAGAAAACGATAATTCTCTTGGGGTATACACAATAAATTGGCTTTGCACAGAAATTAATAATATTGAAGACAGCATTGGTCTTGAGATTCTCTCAGAAATACTCTTAGACGATTCTTGTTCATTCACAATTAATATCTTAAAAAGTGGGATAGGAGAAGATATAGCCCACATTAGCGGAATCAATACAGATTTAAAAGAATCTATTTTCTCATTTGGACTCCAAAATGTCGTTGAAAACAAAGAAAAAGAATTTAAAAATCTAGTTTTCAGTGAGCTTAAAAATTTAGTAAAAAATAAAATTCCAAAAGAATTAATAAAAGGAATTCTTTTTGGCTACGAATTTGCTTTAAAAGAAGAAAAAGGGCAAAATTTTCCTATCGCTTTAATGATAAAAAGTTTCAAAGGTTGGCTAAATGGACTACATCCAATCAAAACATTACAAACAAGCTACTATATAAATGAAATTACAAATAAATTGGAAAAAGGAATTTATTACTTCGAAAATTTAATTGAAAAATATCTAATATTTAATAATCATTATACATTAATAAGCTTTATTCCATCACACGATACAGAAAAGGAAATGGAAGAAGAAATTGAAAAAAAATTGATGGCAAGGGAAATTGAAATTAAGCAAAATCCAGAAGAATTTTTACAATTTAAAAAAGACTACAATCAGTTTAAAAAATACCAAAATAAAAAAGATTCTAAAGCAGATATAGCAAAACTTCCCTTACTAAAAATAGAAGATTTGCCAAAACAAATAGAAAAAAGTTTGGATCTTAATGAAATAAAAGAGCTAAATCTACATTCTTTTAAGTTTAAGAGTAACAATATTTTCAATGTAAATTTATTTTTTAAATTAGATTTTTTAGAAAAAGAAGATTACATATACCTATCTTTATTCAAAAGAGCTCTTCAAGATTTATCTACAAAAAATTATTCTTACATAAACATTAACAATAAAATCCAAAATACTTTGGGGCAAATAAATATATCTGAAAGCTACGACGAGGATATCGATGGAAACATTTTAAATTCATTTAACATTAGCTTTAAGTCTTTTAACAATAAAGTTAAAGAATCATTTGAGCTGATAAAAGAAATTTTAATTAATATTAACTTTCATGATTATGAGAGATTAAAAGAAATAACACTAAGCTTGAAAAATGATTTTAAATCCTTATTAATCCCTAAGGGACATCTTTTAGCAATGTTAAGATCCAAATCAAAACTAAAATTAAATGAGTATTTAAAAGAATTGCAAAATGGAATAACAGGCAGAGAATTTTGGCAAAAAGCAAAAACCGATACAGAATCTTTAAAAGAAATCGCAAATAAATTAGACAATTTAAAAAATAAAATAATTTTAAAAAACAATCTATCTGCACTAATAATGGGAAATACTGACGACATTCTTAAAAACTTAGAAAATGAATTTTTCAATCTAAAAGAAAGCCTAGAAGAGAGCAATCATTACAACGGGTTGCTCAATCTTGACGCAAACAGCAAAGCATTAAGAGAAATAATAATTATCCAATCAAAAGTAGCTTTTAATGCTATATGTTTCCCCAGTTACAAAATCAACGATGAGAATTATCCAAAAGCAAATTTTCTAGAGCATGTATTAAGAAGTGGAATTTTTTGGGAAAAAATAAGGGTAATGGGGGGTGCATACGGAGCAAGCGCATCAATCGCCAATGGAATCTTCTCTTTTGCGTCCTACAGAGATCCCAATTTCACCAAAACTTACCAGGCTTTCGAAAAATCTTTAGAAGAATTAGCTAATAATAAAATGACAGATGATGAGATTTATACCTATTTGATAGGCTTAATAGGAACTAACATCTATGTAAAAACTAAAGCTACAGAAGCTTTGCAAAGCTATAGAAGAAAAATGCTAAATATTAGTGACAGCTTAAGACAAGATATTCGAAATGCCTACTTTACAATTACACCGCAAGATATTAAAGAAATATCCACAAAGATTCTAACACAAATAAGACAACACAACAGCATTGCATCTTTAGTAAATAACCAAATATACGAAGAAGAAAAAAACAACCTAGAAAAATTAATAGGAAAAGAATATAGCTTAAAAAAGATTTATTAA
- a CDS encoding bactofilin family protein, translating into MPVNIVDSYKWDCKLDSSLTFRGKLKFEGTLYLDSSFEGEISSKGGVLFIGKNSKVITNVVICDTLIVEGILKGNVNAASKVYLNSGCKIYGDVKTKKIFINDNIIFDGKCEMIKSNEIVDLFSFTVSQIKDTLQ; encoded by the coding sequence ATGCCGGTTAATATCGTAGATTCTTATAAATGGGATTGTAAGCTAGACTCCAGTTTAACTTTTAGAGGAAAATTAAAATTTGAAGGAACTTTGTATCTTGATTCTTCTTTTGAAGGTGAAATATCTTCAAAAGGGGGTGTGCTTTTTATTGGCAAGAATAGTAAGGTTATTACCAATGTGGTAATTTGTGATACATTAATAGTAGAAGGAATTTTGAAGGGCAATGTAAATGCTGCTAGTAAGGTTTATTTAAACAGCGGTTGTAAAATATATGGGGATGTAAAAACAAAAAAAATATTTATTAATGATAATATAATTTTTGATGGTAAGTGTGAAATGATAAAGTCTAATGAAATTGTAGATTTATTTTCTTTCACCGTTTCACAAATAAAAGATACTTTGCAATAG